CCAGAGAACTAACAAATTTCCGTATCCCCAAGGCCAACTCCAATACTTGCTCTGTCTAGAGAAAATAAGAGGATTTTTGTCAAGAAACCTTGACCAAAAACAATTCTAAATGGTTAAGAAAATTTGACTTTTAAATTTCTGTGAAATCATTACAAAAAAGGTCAGATACAAAATATTTTAAAACATAAAAAAGGTGATAAACACTTCAACCCTAACAAAAAACAGCTAGTTTAACATTTTAGAAAAAATAATTATGGAATTAACCTTTTTTAGTAACCATTGACCAACTAAATAATGGTTAATGCTATAACTATTTTATTTATACTATAATTCACAGGTAATCTTGGATTTTTTAAATTTCTGGTTGTAAATAATTAATACAATAATTACCGCAGCAATCATAATCAGAATAGGTATCAAAAAGGAAAACCAGTCAGTTTTCTTAATTACATTAAAAGAAACAACTTCAGAAAGTCCATTGTTGCTAAACGCATCTTTCACATAAACAGTCAAACTATGTGAGCCACTGGACAAGTTGTCAGGCAGAGTCAAATTGCCCGTTATTGTTATGGTTTCTTGATTGTCGATTTTGTAGCCCATCCACTCTACAGGTTTACTCACAGTAAAAACTAAAGAAACATTGTTTGAAGAATACGTCATATTTTCAGGAGATACTACTTGAACCGTTGGGGCGATTGTTCCAAAACCTACGGGAGTGTACTGCTCATTTGTTCCCAAAAAACTAAGAAATAATCCAGGAGAACCTCCAAGAACATACAACAAATCGTTTACAACTGCAACATTCAACCATGCCCTAGCAGTAGGCATCCTTGAAACGCCAGTCGTCCATTTGTCTGTTTCTGGATTATACATCTGATTAAAAGAGCACCCTTCAATGCCCTTGTTTATTCCACCCATAACGTAGATTCGTTTTGGAGCATTTATGCCGGTTGTAGCACCAGCTGCACCATGGAATACTATATTTGGAATAAGAGCGCCCTGACTCCAAGTGTCAGTTTCTGTATCATAAATCTGAGTTGAAGCAATATTCAAAGGGGTATCAGGTGCATGAAACTCGTTTTGCCCCCCGATCACAAATATTTTATTATCAACTACCGCAGAAGCGTATCCTACAACAGGATAAGGGATTGGCTTCTTAGTTGACCACGTATCAGTTTCGGGGTCATAAACCTCGTTCAAATCCATAGTAGTTTTTTGACCGCCTGTTCGTCCAGCTATCAAATAGATTTTCCCGTTAACCACGTTCGCATTCAATTGTGTCCGAGGCGTAGGCATTGATGTTTTATTTTCCCATGTTTCATTTATTGGGTCATAGACTTGATTAAGCCCACCATTCCCATCAATCACATAAATTAAATCATTATAAACAGCCAACACAAAGTCGGTCCGGTTAAAAGGCAGATTTTTCTTCAGAGTCCAAGCATCTAAGTCAACGTCATACTCCGCAATTTGATTTTTTGCAATTGCATACACATTATTGTTAACTACTGCAATTTCAAAACGACCAGAAAAAGGAACAGAATTTTGAGTTACCCACGAATCTTCAGATGCAACAACAGGCAAAAAACTATTTGGAAAAACTAAAAAAGCAGAAATAAGCAAAAACAATGAAAATAATATTGTTCTTTTTTTAATCATAACAATTTATATAAAGAAAACAAGCATGAAAAAGGCTTTTTGTCAAGAAAATTTGACTAAAACGATATTTTAAACATTGAAAACAGTCAAGAAATTTTGACTAAACACAGATAAAAAAGAAAAAACCTAAATCTAGTTTTTAGATGTTAGGTGGGCTTTGGCGCTTGTCCTGCCAACTCCAGTTGGAATTGGCTAACTTAGGAGGTGATCCGGCCGCAGGTTCCCCTACGGCCACCTTGTTACGACTTCTCCCTCCTTGCGGAACTCAGATTCGACGCAGCCAATAAGACCACGCCTCACCCAAACCCCACTCGGATGGAGCGACGGGCGGTGTGTGCAAGGAGCGGGGACGTATTCACCGCGCGTTGATGACGCGCGATTACTAGGCATTCCATTTTCGTGAAGGCGGGTTCCAGCCTTCAGTCCAAACTGAGGCAGAGTTTCGAGATTACCGTCCCTTCTCAGGGTTGGAACCCATTGTCTCTGCCATTGCAGCTCGCGTGTAGCCCGGGGGATTCGGGGCATACTGACCTGCCGTAGCCCACTCCTTCCTCCGTCTTGTCGACGGCAGTCCCTTTAGAGTGCCCCTCGGAAAATTTCCTCGGTAGCAACTAAAGGTGTGGGTCTCGATCGTTGCCTGACTTAACAGGACACCTCACGGCACGAACTGGCGACGGCCATGCACCTCCTCTCAGCTTGTCTAGCAAGACCTTCAATCTGGCCTTCATACTGCTGTCGCCCCCGGTAAGGTTCCCGGCGTTGACTCCAATTGAACCGCAAGCTTCACGCCTTGTGGTGCTCCCCCGCCAATTCCTTTAAGTTTCAGCCTTGCGGCCGTACTCCCCAGGCGGCGAGCTTAATGGCTTCCCTGCGGCACTGAAATGGCCCGTAGCCATTCCAACACCTAGCTCGCATCGTTTACAGCTGGGACTACCCGGGTATCTAATCCGGTTCGCTCCCCCAGCTTTCGTCCCTCACCGTCGAGCGCGTTCTAGTCAACAGCCTTCGCCACTGGTGGTCCTCCCGGGATTATAGGATTTCACCCCTACCCCAGAAGTACCGTTGACCTCTCCCGCCTCCTAGCCTAGTAGTATTTCCCGCGATTCAACGATTGAGTCGCTGAGTTTAACAGGAAACTTGCTAAGCCGGCTACGGACGCTTTAAGCCCAATAATCATCCCTACCACTCGGAGAGCTGGTATTACCGCGGCGGCTGACACCAGTCTTGCCCTCTCCTTATTCCCATGGCTAGTTATACCAAAGAAAAGCCATCCTCAGCGGATGGCACTCGGGGTAGCCCCGTCACACTTTCGTGCATTGCGGAGTTTTCGCGACTGCTGCGCCCCGTAGGGCCTGGGTCCTTGTCTCAGTACCCATCTCCGGGCTACCGCTCTCACGGCCCGTACCGGTTATAGGCTTGGTGAGCCGTTACCTCACCAACAACCTGATCGGGCGCGGCCCCATCCCCAGGCGAAATAGAAGCATGTATCTAAGTCCTTTAGGAGAGAAGTCATTCCAGACATCCTCACCTATCGAGTATTATCCCCAGTTTCCCGGGGTTATCTTCGTCCTGAGGGTAGGTTAGCCACGCGTTACTGAGCCGTCTGCCGCGTCTCAACATAGCTAGAGACGCCTGACTCGCATGTCTTAGTCCCACCCCGATAGCAGTAAGGTCCGGCAGGATCAACCGGATTTAAACTGTTATTGTTTGGAGTAATTATTTTGCCACAAAACCAACTGGAATTTGCGGATAAAGCGCCAAAGCCCACTTCGGAAATGATCTAAATCAAGTCCTCATCTTTGTTGCCGCAACCGGAGTCAACTCGTCATTCACGGGCGTGAAACGCCTTTACCGTCTGAGTTGAAGCCGCCTTAGGCCACGGCTTTGCATGTTCTTTACCAAGAGGGTTTCTTGGTAAGACCGTGCATTCTTACCATGTTTTAGGTCAACTTTATTAACCTTTCTGAAACGGACAAATCAAGAAACTAACTTTTTTTGGTGTTCTAATCTGACGCACATATTCCTAGTCTCTGGGGCGTTTCCAATAGATATACTCAGAATGTTTATGGTTGATACGAATTAGGTGATATAAAGTATAATGCAAGACCCCCCAAATTGAGCAAAAATAGGTGCAAATATTGGAGATTTTACTCGCGCAAAAGGAATTAATCGCCAAAGCAAAAGCGGGGCGCCCCGTTCGCATATTCAAGGACCTGCACCTAGACATACTTGCTAAAGCCAGACTGGTTTTAACTAATGAACAGTTTGAAGAGCCAAGATTTTTCCTTGAAGAACAACTGAAAGAAGAAAAAGCAACAGTCAATAAGGAAATAAAATCCCAATAGAATAACGATCCAATTTAGTTGGACAGTTACGTATCTTTTAGTTTTGAAAAAGCTAATGTTTTAGTTTTACTGATTAAAACAAGAGATGAACACATGCAGAAATCTTTAGATTACGAGATTGATTTGTTGTCACGGCTAGTTGAAATAAAAACCGAGTCAGTTCCAAAGAAAGGATATGATGAATGCGCCCAAATAATTATCGATGAAGCGGAACAAAGCTCTTTGAAATGGGAAATAGTTGATGGCGAAAAGGGTGCGAAAGACGGTCTTTCGCGGCCTAATGTTATTGTTACTTTGGATTCAGGTTCAGATACTACGTTGCTTTTAGAGTCACATTTTGATGTTGTTCCAACAGGAAGGGGCTGGAAATATCCTCCTTTTAAACTAACTGTCGAAGGCGACAAAGCATATGGACGAGGCACTGCAGACAACAAAGCAGGCATTGCAGCAGCTTTGGGTGCCATGAAGCAACTAAGTTGCAAAGAGTTAGATTTTAACATCAAACTTGTTGCAGGAGTAGACGAAGAAATCGGGGGAAGATACGGTGTCGACTATGTAATGAATGATTGGGGATTAAATGGAGATGCTGCTTTGATTGTTGATGCAGGTCCTGAAGGTTTGTTTCTGGGGGCCAGTGGCATAATATGGGGAAAACTAACAGTTACTGGAAAGCAAGGGCATGCAGGTTATCCATTTAAAGCTAATAACGCAATTCATCAAACAATGAAATTACTTTCTGAATTTGAAAATTATCAAAAAATGATTGAACAAAAGCGGTCGGTATTGCGTGCTCCGGTGGGTTCTCCTTTTGATTTTGTTTGGGGTAGATATTCAGTCACCATGATAAATGCAGGTGAAAAAGAAAACGTAATTCCCGGTACCTGTGAGGTTCGTTTTGACCGTCGGCTTTTGCCAGAAGAATCGTTAGAAGAGGCAGAACAAGAATTGATGAAGTTTTTCCAGAAAGCAACTAAAAAAACAGGTGTAGAAGCAACATTAGAATTGGTTAATCGCCAGCAGGGATATCACACGCCTAAGGATTTGGTTTTTGTTCAGACAGTTTTGGAAAGCATAAAGAAAACTACAGGTCAAAGCGTGCCCTTAGCTGCAGAGCTAGGAGGAAACGATGGCAGCTTTTTTGCGATGAAGGGCATTCCAGTAATCTGTTATGGAACAATACGAGAAGATACCAGATACCATGGAATCGATGAATTCGTCTACTTGCAAGACATGAAAAACACCCGTGACGTAATCATTAATCTTGGAAATGAGCCGAAAACAAAAATCAAGTAAGCATTGTGACTTACTTATCCATCTTTCTTCTTTTTCAACATTTTTTGTGTTTGTAAAATTTGTTTTACAAGGATTTTGTAAAAGTTTCTTCACAAAAATCCTTTTGAATTGTATGGTTTACTCTCAATTAGGGAGTAAAAGTGGTTGAGGACAAAATAGAAGAGGAAACTTATTCACTGATTTTTACGTCGTTAAAACATCCTATCCGAAGAAGAATTCTACGAATGCTTTCAGATAAACCGTTAACTTATTCTGAGATTTTAGAAATCCTCAACATCGACAGTGGGCATCTAAGTTATCACCTAGAAAATCTAGGAGACCTAACAGTTCATTCCAGCGATGGAAAATACAAGCTTTCAAGTTTTGGAGTTGCAGCAGTTAAACTAATGGGAGGCGTTGAAGAACAAACACCCACAAACCATAAGGAAAAACCTAAACTACGAAAAACCATAGGCAAATTTTACTCAATAATTTTGGCTTTAGCACTAATTGGTGCAAGTTTTCATCTCATTACATATGGAGAGATAATTGAAACAACATCAGCCTCCACAGCATACTTCAATTATCCAATTTATGATAGCACCGTCTTTAATCTTAAAACAGATGAAACATTTGGAATTACTGCAAATATAAAATATTTAGAAGAACTAAAAAACATACAAATCACAGGTAATTCTCAGAAC
This sequence is a window from Candidatus Bathyarchaeum sp.. Protein-coding genes within it:
- a CDS encoding ArgE/DapE family deacylase gives rise to the protein MQKSLDYEIDLLSRLVEIKTESVPKKGYDECAQIIIDEAEQSSLKWEIVDGEKGAKDGLSRPNVIVTLDSGSDTTLLLESHFDVVPTGRGWKYPPFKLTVEGDKAYGRGTADNKAGIAAALGAMKQLSCKELDFNIKLVAGVDEEIGGRYGVDYVMNDWGLNGDAALIVDAGPEGLFLGASGIIWGKLTVTGKQGHAGYPFKANNAIHQTMKLLSEFENYQKMIEQKRSVLRAPVGSPFDFVWGRYSVTMINAGEKENVIPGTCEVRFDRRLLPEESLEEAEQELMKFFQKATKKTGVEATLELVNRQQGYHTPKDLVFVQTVLESIKKTTGQSVPLAAELGGNDGSFFAMKGIPVICYGTIREDTRYHGIDEFVYLQDMKNTRDVIINLGNEPKTKIK
- a CDS encoding winged helix-turn-helix domain-containing protein; protein product: MVEDKIEEETYSLIFTSLKHPIRRRILRMLSDKPLTYSEILEILNIDSGHLSYHLENLGDLTVHSSDGKYKLSSFGVAAVKLMGGVEEQTPTNHKEKPKLRKTIGKFYSIILALALIGASFHLITYGEIIETTSASTAYFNYPIYDSTVFNLKTDETFGITANIKYLEELKNIQITGNSQNWTFTLPKLQNSLTTCDKATIWIEGQIRQSPTGPDFLREAGITVYWDHDSILQNQNITLFVCGHGFNQSMASDFSNLEVEIFSPEGILSQENFHSELNSINIDSFPSIKISEEGKYTFNITNKNNWSQSGELNVNIQIKHFEKPYFYWGVAGVIIALGYIILVAAMTVKKD